One Heptranchias perlo isolate sHepPer1 unplaced genomic scaffold, sHepPer1.hap1 HAP1_SCAFFOLD_70, whole genome shotgun sequence genomic region harbors:
- the LOC137318356 gene encoding histone H2A type 1-C-like — protein MSGRGKSGGKPLAKAKSRSSRLAGNTVRDIKKTRIIPRHLQLSIRNDEELNKLLGRVTIAQGGVLPNIQAVLLPMKRAGDIKSK, from the exons atgtctggaagaggaaaatccGGCGGTAAACCTctggccaaggccaagtctcgctcatcccgg CTGGCCGGCAACACGGTCCGCGAcatcaagaagacccgcatcatccccagacacctgcagctgtccatccgcaacgacgaggagctcaacaagctgctgggacgggtgaccatcgctcagggcggggtgctgcctaatatccaggccgtgctgctgccgatgAAAAGAGCTGGAGACATCAAGAGCAAGTGA